One genomic segment of Scophthalmus maximus strain ysfricsl-2021 chromosome 3, ASM2237912v1, whole genome shotgun sequence includes these proteins:
- the bcl2l16 gene encoding BCL2 like 16 isoform X1, with amino-acid sequence MFQSEQTEARLGLDSPDPLVREAFLMVHDYIDYVTTGGADGTMCPAPTACTAALRHAGDELLNRFPIFFRRWPRVFQDVTESSACPMLMSILDEHFFPPVSGGRRRDLAWSAVLSVYVLAGQMALHCQERGMLAVLPQLKERVGVYVERVICPAIREKGGWGGFVSRFGQKQYLEDHVKRVCRWTLLALATSILAYLLWKRMA; translated from the exons ATGTTTCAGTCGGAGCAGACAGAGGCCAGACTGGGCCTGGACAGCCCTGATCCGCTGGTGAGAGAAGCTTTTCTAATGGTTCATGACTATATAGACTATGTAACCACAGGGGGGGCAGACGGGACCATGTGTCCCGCCCCTACGGCCTGCACCGCAGCCCTGCGCCACGCCGGGGACGAGCTCCTCAACCGCTTCCCCATCTTCTTCAGGCGCTGGCCTCGCGTCTTCCAGGATGTGACGGAGAGCAGCGCCTGCCCCATGCTCATGAGCATCCTGGACGAGCACTTCTTCCCCCCAGTCTCTGGGGGGCGGCGCAGGGACCTGGCCTGGAGCGCAGTGCTGTCCGTGTACGTGCTGGCTGGCCAGATGGCTCTGCATTGCCAAGAGCGGGGCATGCTGGCGGTCCTGCCCCAGCTGAAGGAGCGTGTGGGGGTCTACGTGGAAAGGGTCATCTGTCCTGCAATACGAGAGAAGGGAGGATGG GGGGGCTTTGTGTCACGCTTCGGACAGAAGCAGTACCTGGAGGACCACGTGAAGAGAGTGTGCCGCTGGACGCTGCTGGCGTTGGCCACGAGCATCCTCGCCTACCTGCTGTGGAAGAGAATGGCTTAG
- the bcl2l16 gene encoding BCL2 like 16 isoform X2: MAMLHGNRAVNCVLMRMQLGGADGTMCPAPTACTAALRHAGDELLNRFPIFFRRWPRVFQDVTESSACPMLMSILDEHFFPPVSGGRRRDLAWSAVLSVYVLAGQMALHCQERGMLAVLPQLKERVGVYVERVICPAIREKGGWGGFVSRFGQKQYLEDHVKRVCRWTLLALATSILAYLLWKRMA, translated from the exons ATGGCTATGCTGCATGGAAATAGAGCTGTCAACTGTGTACTAATGAGAATGCAGCTTG GGGGGGCAGACGGGACCATGTGTCCCGCCCCTACGGCCTGCACCGCAGCCCTGCGCCACGCCGGGGACGAGCTCCTCAACCGCTTCCCCATCTTCTTCAGGCGCTGGCCTCGCGTCTTCCAGGATGTGACGGAGAGCAGCGCCTGCCCCATGCTCATGAGCATCCTGGACGAGCACTTCTTCCCCCCAGTCTCTGGGGGGCGGCGCAGGGACCTGGCCTGGAGCGCAGTGCTGTCCGTGTACGTGCTGGCTGGCCAGATGGCTCTGCATTGCCAAGAGCGGGGCATGCTGGCGGTCCTGCCCCAGCTGAAGGAGCGTGTGGGGGTCTACGTGGAAAGGGTCATCTGTCCTGCAATACGAGAGAAGGGAGGATGG GGGGGCTTTGTGTCACGCTTCGGACAGAAGCAGTACCTGGAGGACCACGTGAAGAGAGTGTGCCGCTGGACGCTGCTGGCGTTGGCCACGAGCATCCTCGCCTACCTGCTGTGGAAGAGAATGGCTTAG
- the ccn1l2 gene encoding cellular communication network factor 1, like 2 — MPAAVTLRRILSTLFVLGGAAVTAAEGECPAECSCAPWPPLCPLGVSWALDRCGCCKVCARQFNEDCGSAEPCDHIKGLRCHLGAGGDPERGLCRADAQGLPCEFSGRVYQHGEDFRPDCRHQCTCMDGVVGCMPLCPQHVPLLARRCSRPRLAGPEGSCCEEWVCDDDNHIGEGPDAPAPRRDGRHPPNHISALLQARPPRPALSGGAALRETASFPVPEVLLRSGCFPQTTVWTECSTTCGMGVSSRVTNDNPDCRLVRETRLCQVRRCELQPPVADKKGKKCQRTVRPPEPVVITFAGCSTAQRYRPRTCGSCADGRCCAPTLSRTVRLRFRCPDGEGFYRDVMWIQRCSCGAGCRAGGGPSGPSVSLHNDVHTFGH, encoded by the exons ATGCCTGCCGCCGTCACTTTGCGACGGATCCTCTCCACCCTGTTTGTGCTTGGCGGTGCTGCAGTCACG GCCGCAGAGGGCGAGTGTCCGGCCGAATGCTCCTGTGCCCCGTGGCCTCCACTCTGCCCGCTGGGCGTCAGCTGGGCGCTGGACCGCTGCGGCTGCTGCAAAGTTTGCGCTCGGCAGTTCAACGAGGACTGTGGCTCCGCCGAACCCTGCGATCACATCAAGGGGCTACGCTGCCACCTCGGGGCGGGAGGAGACCCCGAGAGAGGACTGTGTCGAG CTGACGCCCAGGGTTTGCCCTGCGAGTTCAGCGGGCGGGTGTACCAGCACGGCGAGGACTTTCGGCCCGACTGCCGGCACCAGTGCACCTGCATGGACGGGGTGGTGGGCTGCATGCCCCTCTGCCCGCAGCACGTGCCCCTGCTCGCCCGCCGCTGCTCCAGGCCCCGGCTGGCCGGGCCCGAGGGCAGCTGCTGCGAGGAGTGGGTGTGCGATGACGACAACCACATCGGCGAGGGGCCGGACGCGCCGGCCCCCCGGCGAGACGGCCGGCACCCTCCCAACCACATCAGTGCCCTGCTGCAGGCCCGGCCTCCGCGCCCGGCTCTCAGCGGAGGGGCCGCGCTCAGAG AGACGGCGTCCTTCCCTGTGCCCGAGGTTTTGCTCAGATCCGGCTGTTTCCCACAAACCACTGTGTGGACTGAGTGTTCCACCACGTGCGGGATGGGGGTTTCAAGCCGGGTGACCAACGACAACCCGGACTGTCGCCTGGTCAGAGAAACCAGACTGTGTCAGGTCCGACGGTGTGAGCTGCAGCCTCCTGTTGCCGACAAG AAGGGGAAGAAGTGTCAGCGGACCGTCCGCCCCCCGGAGCCGGTCGTGATCACCTTCGCCGGATGCTCGACGGCACAGCGGTACCGCCCTCGCACCTGCGGTTCTTGCGCCGATGGCCGCTGCTGCGCGCCCACCCTCTCCCGCACCGTGCGCCTTCGTTTCCGCTGCCCCGACGGAGAGGGCTTCTACAGAGACGTCATGTGGATACAGCGCTGCAGCTGCGGCGCGGGCTGCCGCGCGGGCGGCGGGCCCTCCGGCCCCTCAGTCAGTCTCCACAACGACGTCCACACCTTCGGACACTGA
- the si:dkey-90l8.3 gene encoding LIM domain transcription factor LMO4, which yields MVNSQASGAPPPPPRSCAGCGGKIADRFLLFSMERYWHTRCLKCSCCQAQLGDIGTTCYSKGGMILCRSDYIRLFGHSGACSACGQSIPANEMVMRAQGNVYHLKCFSCATCRHRLMPGDRFHYINGTIFCEHDRPGAALLNSHLPPLQSNSVLTDQKVC from the exons ATGGTGAACAGCCAGGCGTCCGGCGCGCCTCCGCCGCCCCCCAGGTCGTGCGCGGGATGCGGGGGGAAGATCGCCGACCGCTTCCTGCTCTTCTCCATGGAGCGCTACTGGCACACCCGCTGCCTCAAGTGCTCCTGCTGCCAAGCCCAGCTGGGGGACATTGGCACCACCTGCTACAGCAAAGGGGGCATGATTCTGTGTCGGAGCGACTACAtcag actgTTCGGGCACAGCGGGGCGTGCAGCGCCTGTGGCCAGTCGATTCCAGCCAACGAGATGGTAATGAGGGCGCAGGGAAATGTTTACCACCTCAAG TGTTTCAGCTGTGCCACCTGTAGACACAGACTGATGCCCGGCGATCGCTTCCACTACATCAACGGCACAATCTTCTGCGAGCACGACAGACCCGGCGCCGCCTTGCTCAACAGCCACCTGCCTCCACTTCAGAGCAACTCGGTGCTGACCGACCagaag GTTTGCTGA